One cyanobiont of Ornithocercus magnificus DNA segment encodes these proteins:
- a CDS encoding glycosyltransferase, translating to MVRWPAPGRCKLRLVRDLGPITAAKIQRKLISHTLSVAIKARQHANLVIHLAVSGLGPVAAARWGASSGADHTWLQGHGNLGMCMRRMLLRVCRETRRSHKVILIGSDLPSLTVADLEEAIKTLDHRRIVLGSAVDGGYWLLGLGKELLRPVAVWPFTDISWGTDTVLNTTARRAYQLGFDPVLLSRRQDIDQVVDLTLWQR from the coding sequence ATGGTGCGCTGGCCAGCCCCAGGGCGGTGTAAATTAAGACTAGTAAGGGACCTCGGGCCTATAACTGCTGCCAAAATTCAAAGGAAACTTATATCTCACACGCTAAGCGTGGCTATCAAGGCGCGGCAACACGCCAATCTTGTGATACACCTTGCAGTTAGCGGACTCGGGCCAGTGGCAGCAGCGCGTTGGGGTGCTAGTTCCGGAGCAGATCATACCTGGTTACAGGGACACGGCAACCTTGGTATGTGTATGCGTCGTATGCTTCTCAGAGTGTGCCGTGAGACAAGAAGAAGCCATAAAGTCATCCTAATTGGCTCTGATTTACCTAGTTTGACAGTGGCAGACCTTGAAGAAGCAATCAAGACGTTAGACCATAGAAGAATAGTGCTGGGATCTGCTGTAGATGGTGGTTACTGGCTTCTAGGTTTGGGGAAAGAATTGTTGAGACCAGTTGCCGTTTGGCCATTTACGGATATTTCCTGGGGTACAGATACAGTGCTCAATACAACAGCGAGGCGAGCGTATCAATTGGGATTTGATCCAGTGTTGTTATCGCGCCGTCAAGACATTGATCAGGTTGTAGATCTCACCTTATGGCAGAGATAA
- a CDS encoding glycosyl transferase family 2 has translation MAEISELLPTLGVVIPCRDESPRLPLLLADLQRWPAQLEIWVSDGCSNDASCTVARLGGAQVLQISLPSRGLQLQQGCLRTMASWLLLLHADSRLPASWPAAVCQAMLSEENPDTSAWFFDFRVNAPGLMLRMLEWVVAIRSCWLQEPYGDQGLLVQRKCLESVGGIRPLPIMEDIDLVQRLRRQGSLRRLQLPLFTDGRRWLYRGVLRQSWRNAQLRRRWRQGEDPWLLAEMYNSDTN, from the coding sequence ATGGCAGAGATAAGTGAATTGCTGCCAACTCTAGGAGTTGTCATACCATGTCGAGATGAATCACCTAGGCTTCCTCTGCTACTAGCTGATCTGCAACGATGGCCTGCCCAGCTCGAGATCTGGGTAAGTGATGGCTGTAGTAATGATGCCAGCTGTACCGTTGCCCGTCTTGGTGGCGCACAGGTACTGCAAATATCATTGCCAAGTCGTGGCCTCCAGCTACAGCAAGGATGTCTCCGAACTATGGCATCTTGGTTGTTACTGCTCCATGCTGACAGTCGACTGCCAGCTAGTTGGCCGGCTGCAGTCTGCCAGGCAATGCTGAGCGAAGAAAATCCGGATACGTCAGCTTGGTTCTTTGACTTCCGCGTGAATGCCCCTGGTCTTATGCTACGAATGCTAGAGTGGGTAGTAGCTATAAGAAGCTGCTGGCTTCAGGAACCTTACGGTGATCAAGGATTACTCGTACAGCGCAAATGCCTAGAAAGTGTTGGTGGTATTCGACCCCTACCAATAATGGAAGATATTGATTTAGTGCAAAGATTGAGACGCCAGGGTAGTCTACGACGATTGCAACTACCTTTATTTACTGATGGGCGTCGCTGGCTGTATAGAGGTGTGCTGCGGCAATCCTGGCGAAATGCCCAGTTACGCCGGCGTTGGCGGCAAGGTGAGGACCCCTGGCTTCTTGCAGAAATGTATAATAGTGATACTAACTAA
- a CDS encoding N-acetyltransferase — MTTSGSSSLEPDNGLQDAYGSDARECPCPNDQLTLVFSRRRAFDLVELEQLLEAVGWSRRPTRRVRRALQHSLLTVGLWRHDPRVPRLVGFARCTGDGILEATVWDVAIHPLYQRSGLGQHLMTYVLDTLCSLGTEHVTLFADPGVVSFYTRQGWILEPGGNRCAFWYAN, encoded by the coding sequence GTGACCACCAGTGGTTCTTCATCCCTGGAGCCAGACAACGGTCTTCAGGATGCCTACGGCAGTGATGCTCGCGAGTGTCCCTGTCCGAATGACCAGCTAACTCTAGTCTTTAGTCGCAGGCGCGCATTCGATCTTGTAGAGCTCGAGCAACTGCTTGAGGCTGTGGGCTGGAGTCGCCGTCCCACACGTCGTGTTCGCCGCGCTCTGCAACACAGCCTGCTAACAGTTGGGCTTTGGCGTCATGACCCGCGTGTGCCGCGTCTAGTAGGATTTGCCCGTTGTACAGGCGATGGCATTCTAGAGGCTACAGTCTGGGATGTAGCTATCCACCCACTTTACCAGAGGTCGGGTCTAGGACAACATCTAATGACCTACGTGCTCGACACACTGTGCAGTCTTGGTACAGAGCACGTTACCCTATTTGCTGATCCTGGTGTTGTGAGTTTCTACACTCGCCAGGGCTGGATCCTTGAGCCTGGGGGTAACCGCTGCGCTTTTTGGTATGCTAATTAA
- a CDS encoding alpha/beta hydrolase, with protein MVIALHGWLLSSRVWEPFAQIWRESFPDAPLWCPDLPGFGACPRPAALRPNLTSYGNWLAAEVQVRAAGRPLVLMGHSLGASIALHAIASLQRAKSTAILYGFVMICAGGGIYRPRPFRRLRHFGTLALRLRPTRLSSLRFGGLNQLGFLLAEEDAARGLLTNSTGIGAVRQLPLLVSQLGIPSLWISTEKDKVMEPVYVRHLAAYSHDHDLVQLPGCGHLPMCEVPELLSQCVSCWLSKQLMDLDCCQTSLL; from the coding sequence ATGGTGATTGCATTGCACGGCTGGCTACTAAGCAGCCGTGTCTGGGAGCCCTTTGCTCAAATCTGGCGGGAAAGTTTTCCTGATGCACCTCTGTGGTGCCCAGATTTACCTGGTTTTGGAGCTTGTCCACGTCCAGCGGCACTGCGACCAAACCTGACTAGCTATGGAAATTGGCTGGCAGCTGAAGTACAGGTAAGAGCTGCAGGTCGACCACTGGTGCTTATGGGTCACTCTCTTGGAGCTAGTATTGCCTTACACGCCATTGCTAGTCTACAGCGAGCGAAGTCTACAGCGATACTTTATGGATTTGTTATGATCTGTGCTGGTGGAGGTATCTATCGGCCTCGTCCCTTTCGCCGGCTAAGACATTTTGGGACCTTAGCACTACGCCTCCGACCAACTAGACTATCAAGTCTGAGATTTGGTGGTCTCAATCAACTAGGATTCCTATTGGCAGAGGAAGATGCAGCACGGGGATTGCTAACAAATAGTACAGGAATTGGAGCCGTGCGGCAACTACCATTGCTGGTTTCACAATTGGGTATTCCTAGCCTTTGGATTAGCACAGAGAAAGATAAAGTTATGGAACCTGTGTACGTGCGTCATTTGGCGGCATATAGCCACGATCACGATTTAGTGCAGTTACCGGGCTGTGGCCATCTGCCAATGTGCGAGGTACCAGAGCTCCTAAGTCAGTGTGTGAGTTGCTGGTTATCGAAACAGTTGATGGACTTAGATTGCTGCCAAACCTCGCTCCTGTAG
- a CDS encoding ABC transporter ATP-binding protein yields MQRRSTDLQRVRRLSRYLSRDRKRLGLTLMLLVPATCAGAVQPLLIGQAVSALRGESGLTGLAGLPTEDALRWIVVALLGSILVRLALQGFQSFNIQLIGQRLTARIRDDLFKHSLSLSLRFHDHMPVGKLLTRLTSDVDALAEVFGSGAVGILADIVSLFVVATTMLLTEWRLGLPLLLAEVPVTFAILNLQRRYRSANYRVREELSQLNADFQENLQGLEVVQMFRRESINGARFRTTGEAYRHAVDSTIFFDSSISALLEWVSLVAVALVLAVGGWMVSNLIIDLGTLTTFILFSQRLFDPLRQMAERFTQIQGGLTAVERISELLEEPLEIVDQPIILRTGARHIPKDGEVIFENVSFAYRPGEPILQDLSFQITPGEHVALVGPTGSGKSTVIRLLCRLYEPQTGKIFLDGCNIRDLPMQELRRHLGVVLQDTFLFSGNIADNLRLDASISDQRLKEICCELGLNSLLNRLPYGLDTELRERGGNLSSGERQLLAIARVAIREPSILVMDEATAFMDPSTEATLQRDLDRLLEHRTAIVIAHRLATVRATDRILVLRRGCLVEEGSHLQLRDRGGLYAQLADLQERGLAAI; encoded by the coding sequence ATGCAGAGACGTAGCACTGATCTGCAGCGAGTTCGCCGACTTAGTCGTTACCTCAGCCGTGACCGGAAACGTCTCGGGTTGACATTGATGCTCCTTGTGCCTGCAACATGTGCTGGAGCAGTCCAGCCATTACTCATAGGTCAAGCTGTCAGCGCACTTAGGGGTGAGTCTGGTTTAACTGGCTTAGCCGGACTTCCTACGGAAGATGCACTACGCTGGATAGTAGTGGCATTACTTGGATCGATTCTAGTACGCCTTGCTCTACAGGGTTTTCAGTCCTTCAATATTCAGCTGATCGGACAGCGCCTGACTGCCCGTATTCGAGACGATTTATTCAAGCACAGCCTGTCTTTGTCGTTGCGCTTTCACGACCATATGCCTGTCGGAAAGCTACTGACCCGTCTTACCAGCGATGTTGATGCACTTGCAGAGGTTTTTGGCAGTGGTGCTGTCGGGATTCTTGCCGACATCGTGTCCTTGTTTGTTGTTGCCACTACTATGCTGCTGACAGAGTGGCGACTGGGTCTACCACTACTACTTGCTGAGGTCCCTGTTACATTCGCGATCCTGAATTTGCAGCGTCGCTACCGCAGTGCTAATTATCGTGTGCGTGAGGAGCTCTCCCAGCTTAATGCTGATTTCCAAGAGAACCTGCAAGGTCTTGAGGTAGTACAAATGTTCCGGCGTGAGTCTATTAATGGCGCACGTTTTCGTACCACTGGGGAAGCTTATCGTCATGCTGTTGACAGTACGATTTTCTTTGACAGTAGTATCTCTGCATTGCTGGAATGGGTTTCTCTAGTAGCTGTTGCCCTAGTTCTTGCAGTTGGTGGCTGGATGGTGAGTAATCTAATTATAGATCTTGGCACTCTCACCACATTTATCCTGTTCTCGCAGCGTCTATTTGACCCACTACGGCAGATGGCAGAGCGCTTCACTCAAATTCAAGGTGGGCTCACAGCTGTTGAACGCATCAGTGAACTTCTTGAGGAGCCTCTAGAGATTGTCGATCAGCCAATAATACTAAGGACAGGCGCCCGGCACATACCTAAAGATGGAGAAGTAATTTTCGAGAATGTATCATTTGCTTATCGCCCAGGTGAACCTATACTACAGGACTTGAGCTTTCAGATTACTCCAGGAGAGCATGTTGCCTTGGTAGGTCCTACTGGGTCAGGCAAGTCGACTGTGATCCGCCTTCTCTGTCGATTGTATGAGCCACAGACTGGAAAGATTTTTCTAGACGGCTGCAATATTCGCGATCTGCCTATGCAAGAACTGCGACGTCATTTAGGTGTGGTTTTGCAAGACACTTTCTTGTTTAGTGGTAATATCGCTGATAATCTGCGCCTAGATGCCTCGATCAGTGACCAGCGCCTCAAAGAAATCTGTTGCGAACTTGGACTCAACTCTCTACTTAATCGTCTACCCTATGGCCTTGATACAGAGCTGCGTGAACGAGGCGGCAATCTCTCATCTGGAGAGCGCCAACTACTAGCCATTGCCCGAGTTGCTATTCGCGAACCAAGCATACTGGTTATGGATGAAGCTACTGCCTTTATGGATCCCTCAACAGAAGCAACTCTCCAGCGCGACCTTGACAGACTTCTAGAACACCGGACTGCAATTGTCATTGCACACCGCCTTGCTACTGTAAGAGCTACCGATAGGATCCTTGTATTGCGGCGGGGTTGTTTGGTTGAGGAGGGCAGCCACCTACAACTGCGGGATCGTGGGGGGCTCTATGCACAGCTTGCAGATCTACAGGAGCGAGGTTTGGCAGCAATCTAA
- a CDS encoding ATP phosphoribosyltransferase, producing the protein MITVALAKGALLKDSVACFQTAGLDFSSVLDPNNRQLMVTSRCGRASALLVRNGDVPVYVTYGQAQLGVVGYDILCEHQMPVAQLLNLGFGGCYMAVAVKASSGYQKASDLPPHCRVASKFIRCARAYFDTLDLPVEIVRLTGSVELGPLTGVTEAIVDLVATGRTLRENGLVAIEELFQSTARLVGHPLSLRLDRGDIGNIVDTMKHATTGQASAY; encoded by the coding sequence ATGATTACTGTCGCCTTGGCAAAAGGAGCTCTTCTGAAGGACTCAGTAGCCTGCTTTCAGACTGCAGGTTTAGACTTCTCAAGTGTCCTCGATCCCAATAATCGTCAGCTAATGGTTACATCTCGTTGTGGGCGGGCTAGTGCTCTCCTAGTCCGCAATGGGGATGTCCCGGTTTACGTAACTTATGGTCAGGCCCAGTTGGGAGTAGTGGGCTACGATATCTTGTGTGAGCATCAGATGCCTGTAGCGCAACTACTTAATCTTGGTTTTGGAGGCTGCTATATGGCTGTGGCTGTCAAAGCTAGCAGTGGTTATCAGAAGGCCTCCGATCTTCCGCCCCACTGCCGAGTAGCAAGTAAATTCATTCGGTGCGCACGTGCTTACTTCGACACCCTTGATCTGCCAGTAGAAATCGTAAGGCTTACTGGATCTGTGGAGCTTGGGCCTCTCACAGGGGTTACAGAGGCAATTGTCGATCTCGTCGCTACAGGCCGTACCCTTCGGGAAAATGGTTTGGTAGCTATTGAAGAGCTGTTTCAGTCAACCGCTCGCCTTGTTGGCCATCCCCTATCGCTACGACTAGACCGTGGTGATATTGGGAATATTGTCGATACCATGAAGCACGCTACCACTGGCCAGGCTAGTGCCTACTGA
- a CDS encoding hydroxyacylglutathione hydrolase, translating into MMTPTGLSTIHALPVLHDNIIWIWTRNGRAVVVDPAVADPVQNWLEQHRFRLEAVLQTHHHTDHIGGTPALLRYWPDAAVVAAAADRERIPFQTVSVRDGDGVDVLGCTLQVLDVAAHTANHLAFFIPFNEDSQIGPVLFSGDTLFSGGCGRLFEGSPTDMYRALQRLATLPANTQVYCAHDYTESNLRWAMHLQPEDKFIARRLADVQALKQCGRLSLPSTIAEESRSNLFLRAANSKELANLRYHKDTWQDQLYQSERD; encoded by the coding sequence ATGATGACTCCGACGGGTCTGTCGACAATTCATGCCTTGCCCGTACTGCATGACAATATTATCTGGATATGGACACGTAATGGCCGAGCTGTAGTGGTCGATCCAGCCGTCGCTGACCCGGTACAAAACTGGCTCGAGCAGCACAGATTTAGATTAGAGGCAGTGCTACAAACGCACCACCACACTGATCACATCGGTGGTACTCCCGCTCTTTTAAGGTACTGGCCAGATGCCGCAGTTGTTGCTGCCGCCGCTGACCGGGAACGTATCCCTTTTCAAACTGTATCGGTGCGAGATGGTGACGGAGTGGACGTCCTAGGCTGCACACTGCAGGTGCTGGATGTAGCAGCGCATACTGCAAATCACTTGGCATTTTTTATTCCCTTCAATGAGGATTCACAAATCGGACCAGTACTGTTTAGCGGTGACACACTTTTTAGCGGAGGCTGTGGCCGTCTGTTTGAAGGCAGCCCCACAGATATGTACCGGGCCTTGCAGCGACTGGCAACCTTGCCAGCTAATACTCAAGTCTACTGCGCTCATGATTATACTGAGAGCAACTTGCGCTGGGCAATGCATCTTCAACCTGAAGATAAGTTTATAGCTAGACGACTAGCCGATGTTCAGGCGCTTAAACAGTGCGGCAGGCTCAGCTTGCCAAGCACTATTGCAGAAGAGAGTCGCTCCAATCTGTTCCTACGAGCAGCTAACAGCAAGGAGCTAGCAAATCTGCGTTACCACAAAGATACCTGGCAAGATCAACTCTACCAAAGTGAAAGAGATTAG
- a CDS encoding ABC transporter ATP-binding protein — MHRLVTASTCLAVELSDVWHRHNHRQQVWSLRAINISLEGGELIGLLGPSGCGKTTLLRLIAGFDSPTRGSVSLYGQKVAGGSCWLPPERRGVGMVFQDYALFPHLNTWQNTCFGLRPSQDTGRAAWLLELLGLEKLQTRYPHQLSGGQRQKLALARALAPAPRLLLLDEPFSSLDVEVRLHLRSELPTILRHYGTAGIIVTHDPEEALAICNRVAVLRDGEIHQYATPHQLVATPATPFVGSFVLGGNILPAWTDLDSDNLYCPLGELKLPDSLKTEDITNDASVLIDPNIIHLEQDPDGNDLIISREFLGNAWLYRVLCSSQRLRLRLPLAADYPCGQRCRLRLKPGSYVTLYPQQCVLVSLS, encoded by the coding sequence TTGCACCGCCTAGTCACTGCTTCCACCTGTCTTGCTGTCGAACTCTCGGATGTTTGGCACCGCCACAACCACAGACAACAGGTCTGGTCGCTTCGAGCGATAAATATCTCTCTTGAAGGTGGAGAACTCATAGGCTTGCTTGGACCCTCTGGCTGCGGTAAGACCACCTTGCTGCGTCTGATCGCAGGCTTCGACAGCCCAACCAGAGGGTCAGTAAGTCTTTATGGGCAGAAAGTAGCTGGTGGCAGCTGCTGGCTGCCACCAGAACGGCGTGGTGTTGGCATGGTCTTCCAAGATTATGCTCTTTTCCCCCACCTCAATACTTGGCAAAATACATGCTTTGGTCTGCGGCCTAGCCAAGATACCGGCCGGGCTGCCTGGCTTTTAGAGTTGCTTGGGTTAGAAAAATTACAGACGCGCTATCCACACCAACTATCTGGCGGGCAACGCCAGAAATTGGCCTTGGCGCGCGCTTTAGCTCCGGCCCCACGCTTGCTCCTTCTTGACGAACCGTTCTCAAGCCTTGATGTCGAAGTGAGGCTTCATCTGCGTAGCGAGCTGCCAACGATATTGCGGCACTATGGCACTGCCGGAATTATAGTTACGCATGATCCTGAGGAGGCATTGGCCATATGTAATCGGGTAGCTGTTCTCCGAGATGGTGAAATACACCAATACGCCACACCTCATCAGTTAGTGGCTACACCAGCTACCCCCTTTGTAGGGAGCTTTGTACTAGGGGGTAATATTCTCCCAGCGTGGACTGATCTAGACAGTGACAATTTGTACTGTCCCTTGGGAGAATTAAAGCTTCCGGATAGCCTAAAGACTGAGGACATCACTAATGATGCTTCTGTGCTCATTGATCCAAATATAATCCATCTCGAGCAAGATCCCGACGGCAACGACTTAATTATTAGTCGTGAATTTCTTGGCAATGCCTGGCTTTACCGCGTTCTTTGCAGCAGCCAGAGGTTGCGGCTACGTCTACCTCTGGCTGCAGACTACCCTTGTGGTCAACGCTGTAGGTTACGATTGAAGCCAGGTAGCTACGTAACACTCTATCCACAACAGTGTGTTCTAGTATCACTTTCCTAA
- a CDS encoding RidA family protein encodes MNASSACAITTKRAPVPVGAYSQAVLAGEWLYCSGQIPLDPVSGTIVGDGDISAETRQVLANLLAVLEAAGAGASQIVRTTVFLTNLTDLALVNEIYAEVFKGCVAPARACVQVAGLPKGAKVEIDCVAWLGANSITV; translated from the coding sequence ATGAATGCATCTTCTGCCTGTGCAATTACTACTAAACGGGCTCCTGTTCCTGTAGGAGCTTACAGCCAAGCAGTTTTGGCGGGTGAATGGCTCTATTGTTCTGGTCAGATCCCTCTTGATCCTGTTAGTGGCACTATAGTAGGTGACGGAGACATCTCTGCAGAAACACGGCAGGTTCTCGCTAATCTGTTGGCTGTTCTCGAAGCTGCTGGAGCAGGGGCGAGCCAAATTGTGCGTACCACTGTCTTCTTGACTAATCTTACTGATCTTGCATTAGTGAATGAAATCTACGCTGAGGTTTTTAAGGGCTGTGTAGCCCCTGCCCGCGCTTGTGTGCAAGTAGCAGGACTACCAAAAGGTGCAAAGGTAGAAATTGACTGCGTGGCGTGGCTCGGTGCAAATTCAATAACGGTCTGA